A genomic window from Micromonospora ferruginea includes:
- a CDS encoding DUF6745 domain-containing protein: MSAPTRHHEAAISSPTELWRQTVEIRREWLGHALSTQPAERSTAERCLTAVYARASRPRPRFEWVDSPHEARPLVAGWPTLDRLHEWIRDPRPRGTPPVAGDVAMVVSRLRGALSAGVTHADPELTPLRAGRTREPWPELPPLAALDRGVPLAVVLHQGVRQALHRSLAHGFYLPVRAALTVDGPVPVCWYGQQDAFWIAYYDVLRRLGLARYRPDEADQLDTWADLARSCGWWWPGEDVCVVVDRPAAVRTEGVRDAVHEQIRLRGVRYRDGWQPPLSG; this comes from the coding sequence TTGAGCGCGCCCACGCGGCACCACGAGGCCGCGATCTCCTCACCGACCGAGTTGTGGCGCCAGACCGTCGAGATTCGACGCGAATGGCTCGGCCACGCCCTGTCCACGCAGCCGGCGGAGAGATCGACCGCCGAGCGTTGCCTGACCGCCGTCTACGCCCGGGCGTCCCGGCCGCGGCCCCGGTTCGAGTGGGTCGACTCGCCCCACGAGGCACGTCCCCTGGTCGCCGGCTGGCCCACCCTCGACCGGCTCCACGAGTGGATCCGGGACCCCCGCCCGCGCGGGACGCCGCCGGTGGCCGGCGATGTCGCCATGGTGGTATCCCGACTGCGCGGCGCCCTGAGCGCGGGCGTCACCCACGCCGACCCCGAGCTGACGCCGCTGCGCGCCGGCAGGACCAGGGAGCCCTGGCCGGAGCTGCCGCCGCTTGCGGCGCTCGACCGCGGCGTCCCGCTCGCCGTCGTGCTGCACCAGGGCGTCCGTCAGGCACTGCACCGAAGCCTCGCCCACGGGTTCTACCTTCCGGTGCGCGCGGCGCTCACGGTCGACGGCCCGGTCCCGGTGTGCTGGTACGGGCAGCAGGACGCGTTCTGGATCGCCTACTACGACGTGCTGCGGCGGCTCGGTCTCGCCCGGTACCGACCGGACGAGGCCGACCAGCTCGACACCTGGGCCGACCTCGCCCGCTCCTGCGGATGGTGGTGGCCTGGTGAGGACGTCTGCGTCGTGGTGGACCGTCCCGCGGCGGTGCGCACCGAGGGAGTCCGCGACGCGGTGCACGAGCAGATCCGGCTGCGCGGGGTGCGCTACCGCGACGGCTGGCAGCCGCCGCTGAGCGGGTGA
- a CDS encoding SRPBCC family protein, with translation MSTVTESVDVQVPIRAVYDQWTQFESFPQFMEGVESITQLDPTHTRWVTKVAGVTREFDAEITEQHPDERVAWKSTGGDTKHAGVVTFHRLSDDETRVTIQLDWEPEGLVEKAGSAVGVDSHQVKADAKRFKEFIENRGSATGAWRGDVDRPDAVS, from the coding sequence GTGAGCACCGTGACCGAGTCCGTCGATGTTCAGGTTCCGATCCGCGCCGTGTACGACCAGTGGACGCAGTTCGAGTCGTTCCCGCAGTTCATGGAGGGCGTGGAGTCGATCACCCAGCTCGACCCGACGCACACCCGCTGGGTGACCAAGGTGGCCGGGGTGACCCGGGAGTTCGACGCGGAGATCACCGAGCAGCACCCGGACGAGCGGGTGGCGTGGAAGAGCACCGGTGGTGACACGAAGCACGCCGGGGTGGTCACGTTCCACCGGCTCTCCGACGACGAGACCCGGGTGACGATCCAGCTCGACTGGGAGCCGGAGGGGCTGGTGGAGAAGGCCGGCAGCGCCGTCGGCGTGGACAGCCACCAGGTGAAGGCCGACGCGAAGCGTTTCAAGGAGTTCATCGAGAACCGGGGGAGTGCGACCGGCGCGTGGCGCGGGGACGTCGACCGCCCGGACGCGGTGTCCTGA
- a CDS encoding DUF3618 domain-containing protein, whose amino-acid sequence MSESTPSDPQQLRAEIAQTRAALGDTVEALAAKTDVKARAKVAAEEAGAQARAKVDAAVGRAGEVAGAVTGRLASTSESIEASLREHDLPQKVRRPLPVAAIGAVAALAVVLVVLARRRRA is encoded by the coding sequence ATGAGTGAGAGCACGCCTTCGGACCCGCAGCAGTTGCGGGCCGAGATCGCGCAGACCCGCGCCGCGCTCGGCGACACCGTCGAGGCGCTCGCCGCCAAGACCGACGTGAAGGCCCGCGCCAAGGTCGCCGCCGAGGAGGCCGGCGCGCAGGCCAGGGCCAAGGTGGACGCCGCGGTGGGGCGCGCCGGAGAGGTCGCCGGCGCGGTCACCGGCCGGCTCGCGTCGACGTCGGAGTCGATCGAGGCGTCCCTGCGCGAGCACGACCTGCCGCAGAAGGTACGCCGGCCGCTGCCGGTCGCCGCGATCGGCGCGGTCGCGGCGCTGGCCGTGGTGCTCGTCGTGCTGGCCCGACGACGGCGGGCGTGA
- a CDS encoding phage holin family protein encodes MAPDPSVRVGEGRAAPAETLSTSDLISRATEQLSTLVRDELALARAELVAKGRHAGLGGGLFGGAAVLGLYGLALLLVLAVVLLDLVWPLWLAVLTVMVVVLAAAGVLALLGRRQLRATTPLAPQEAVSGVTADVDAVRTAFREGRSHE; translated from the coding sequence ATGGCACCGGACCCGTCGGTCCGCGTCGGGGAGGGTCGCGCCGCCCCGGCGGAGACCCTGTCGACATCGGACCTGATCAGCCGCGCGACCGAGCAACTGTCGACACTCGTACGCGACGAGCTGGCCCTGGCCCGGGCCGAGCTGGTCGCCAAGGGCCGGCACGCCGGCCTCGGCGGGGGCCTGTTCGGCGGCGCCGCCGTCCTCGGCCTGTACGGGCTCGCGTTGCTGCTGGTCCTGGCGGTGGTGCTGCTGGACCTGGTCTGGCCGCTGTGGCTGGCCGTCCTGACCGTCATGGTCGTCGTGCTCGCCGCCGCCGGGGTGCTGGCCCTGCTCGGCCGCCGGCAGTTGCGCGCGACGACCCCGCTGGCGCCGCAGGAGGCGGTGTCCGGTGTCACCGCGGACGTGGACGCGGTGAGGACCGCGTTCCGGGAGGGGAGAAGCCATGAGTGA
- a CDS encoding glycosyltransferase, whose product MNRLAVVVPAHDEQASLPACLASVLDSLRRLPVRAEVIVVADDCRDATAAVARRLGAVVVTVRARNVGRARAAGMAHALRHGPQDLWLATTDADSRVPRRWGGWHLRHGRAGTDLLVGTVRVHDWAPRSEQVRTRFETRYRQGLTDTGHRHVHGANLGCAATAYERLGGFADLRHGEDHDLVDRGRRRALRVVADATCPVRTSARRRSRAPHGFARYLDALDDRPPVVGGRA is encoded by the coding sequence GTGAACCGGCTGGCGGTCGTGGTGCCCGCCCACGACGAGCAGGCGTCGTTGCCCGCCTGCCTGGCCTCGGTCCTCGACTCGCTCCGCCGCCTGCCGGTGCGCGCCGAGGTGATCGTCGTGGCCGACGACTGCCGGGACGCCACGGCCGCCGTCGCCCGTCGCCTCGGCGCGGTCGTGGTGACCGTGCGGGCCCGCAACGTCGGCCGGGCGCGCGCCGCCGGCATGGCGCACGCGTTGCGCCACGGCCCGCAGGACCTGTGGCTCGCCACCACCGACGCGGACAGCCGGGTGCCCCGGCGCTGGGGCGGATGGCACCTGCGCCACGGCCGGGCGGGCACCGACCTGCTGGTCGGCACCGTGCGCGTGCACGACTGGGCGCCCCGCTCCGAGCAGGTCCGCACGCGGTTCGAGACCCGCTACCGGCAGGGCCTGACCGACACCGGTCACCGGCACGTGCACGGTGCGAACCTGGGCTGCGCCGCCACCGCGTACGAGCGACTCGGCGGATTCGCCGACCTGCGCCACGGCGAGGACCACGACCTCGTGGACCGTGGTCGCCGACGCGCCCTGCGGGTCGTCGCCGACGCCACCTGCCCGGTCCGCACCAGCGCCCGCCGACGTAGTCGCGCCCCGCACGGCTTCGCCCGCTATCTCGACGCCCTCGACGACCGGCCCCCGGTCGTCGGCGGCCGGGCCTGA
- a CDS encoding SAM-dependent methyltransferase yields the protein MTTRGTPAEYFDDMYARADDPWSFATRWYEQRKHDLTVACLPRRRYRSAFEPGCSTGMLTHRLAGRCDRLLAVDIAAAAVASARQRLADQAHVRVQRMRVPDEWPAGADARFDLVVLSELGYYLDDAGLDRLVARAVASLEPGGTLVAVHWRPVVAEHARGGDEVHRLLGDVAGLERTARHEEADFLLDVLLRVPPAARSVAQAEGLW from the coding sequence ATGACCACACGCGGCACCCCCGCCGAGTACTTCGACGACATGTACGCCCGGGCCGACGACCCGTGGAGCTTCGCGACCCGCTGGTACGAGCAACGCAAACACGATCTGACCGTCGCCTGCCTGCCGCGCCGGCGCTACCGGTCGGCGTTCGAGCCGGGCTGCTCGACCGGCATGCTCACCCACCGCCTGGCGGGTCGGTGCGACCGTCTGCTGGCGGTCGACATCGCCGCCGCGGCCGTGGCGAGCGCCCGGCAGCGCCTCGCCGACCAGGCCCACGTGCGGGTGCAGCGGATGCGCGTCCCCGACGAGTGGCCGGCCGGGGCGGACGCGCGCTTCGACCTGGTCGTGCTCTCCGAACTCGGCTACTACCTCGACGACGCCGGACTGGACCGGCTGGTCGCCCGGGCGGTGGCGTCGCTGGAACCGGGCGGCACGCTCGTCGCCGTGCACTGGCGGCCGGTGGTGGCCGAACACGCGCGGGGCGGCGACGAGGTGCACCGGCTGCTCGGCGACGTGGCCGGGCTGGAGCGTACGGCCCGCCACGAGGAGGCCGACTTCCTCCTCGACGTCCTCCTCCGGGTGCCGCCGGCGGCCCGCTCCGTGGCGCAGGCCGAGGGCCTGTGGTGA
- a CDS encoding PIG-L deacetylase family protein, whose product MVRPIVDTGTGEETWRAWPAPAAWPVLDLTGSARTAPPLVVAPHPDDEVLGVGGLVAMLADGAGAEITVVTDGEASHPGSTVYAPAELAAIRRAETVTACGRLGVPASAVEHLGHPDGGIDEPALADALAARLAPGRWCVTTWRGDGHPDHEAVGRAAADACRRTGATLLEFPVWTWHWAEPDEPDVPWHRARRIDLTGAARAAKRAAIDAFGSQIRPIGPAPADAAILPPHVLARFARPYETVFVP is encoded by the coding sequence ATGGTGAGACCGATCGTCGACACCGGCACCGGCGAGGAGACGTGGCGCGCGTGGCCGGCGCCGGCCGCCTGGCCGGTACTCGATCTCACCGGTTCGGCGCGGACCGCGCCGCCGCTGGTGGTCGCCCCCCATCCCGACGACGAGGTGCTCGGCGTCGGCGGCCTGGTCGCCATGCTCGCCGACGGTGCCGGCGCCGAGATCACGGTGGTCACCGACGGCGAGGCCTCGCACCCCGGCTCGACGGTGTACGCGCCGGCGGAACTGGCCGCGATCCGGCGGGCCGAGACCGTCACGGCGTGCGGCCGGCTCGGCGTGCCCGCCTCGGCCGTCGAACACCTCGGGCATCCCGACGGCGGGATCGACGAGCCGGCGCTCGCCGACGCGCTGGCCGCCCGGCTGGCCCCCGGCAGGTGGTGCGTCACCACCTGGCGCGGCGACGGCCACCCGGACCACGAGGCGGTCGGGCGGGCCGCCGCCGACGCCTGCCGGCGCACCGGTGCGACGCTGCTGGAGTTCCCGGTCTGGACGTGGCACTGGGCCGAGCCGGACGAACCCGACGTGCCGTGGCACCGCGCGCGCCGGATCGACCTGACCGGGGCCGCCCGGGCGGCCAAGCGGGCGGCGATCGACGCCTTCGGAAGCCAGATCCGGCCGATCGGGCCGGCGCCCGCCGACGCCGCGATCCTTCCGCCGCACGTCCTCGCACGCTTCGCGCGTCCCTACGAAACGGTGTTCGTGCCATGA
- a CDS encoding acyl-CoA dehydrogenase family protein, translating to MTVGRPDPSPAADDEVGPGARTPAVTDGRHPAAAFRSAVRDGRLDLPAPGGGRTAERFRRLAALGRADLTLARLGEGHADALAILAELGASPDPARRREPWGVWAAVPASLTATWDGERWRLTGDRPWCSGAGLLSRALVTATAADGVRLFSVEVGGAGVTPLAGTWPAVGMAASDSRTVRFDDVPGTPVGGPGSYTARPGFWHGGTGVAACWYGGAVGVADTLHAAARRRPLGPHALAHLGAVDAALAAARAVLFAAADEIDADPTGDADRLAHQVRAAVEATATTVADRVGRALGAGPLCQDADHARRVADLTVYLRQSHAEADLAHLGELVTASGDPGW from the coding sequence ATGACTGTCGGCCGTCCGGACCCGTCGCCCGCCGCTGACGACGAGGTGGGACCGGGCGCGCGTACCCCGGCGGTCACGGACGGCCGGCACCCGGCGGCGGCGTTCCGGTCGGCGGTGCGCGACGGGCGTCTCGACCTGCCGGCGCCCGGCGGCGGACGAACGGCCGAACGCTTCCGGCGCCTCGCCGCACTCGGTCGCGCCGACCTGACGCTGGCGCGGCTGGGGGAGGGGCACGCCGACGCGCTGGCCATCCTCGCCGAGCTGGGCGCGTCGCCCGACCCGGCCCGGCGCCGCGAGCCGTGGGGCGTGTGGGCCGCCGTGCCGGCCTCGCTCACCGCGACCTGGGACGGCGAGCGGTGGCGGCTGACCGGCGACCGGCCCTGGTGCTCGGGGGCGGGGCTGCTGTCCCGGGCCCTGGTGACCGCGACCGCCGCCGACGGGGTACGGCTGTTCTCCGTGGAGGTCGGCGGGGCCGGAGTGACCCCGCTGGCCGGCACCTGGCCCGCGGTCGGCATGGCCGCCAGCGACAGCCGGACGGTCCGCTTCGACGACGTGCCCGGGACACCGGTGGGCGGACCCGGTTCCTACACGGCGCGGCCGGGCTTCTGGCACGGCGGGACGGGCGTGGCCGCCTGCTGGTACGGCGGCGCCGTCGGGGTCGCCGACACGCTGCACGCCGCGGCGCGACGCCGGCCCCTGGGCCCGCACGCCCTGGCGCACCTCGGCGCGGTCGACGCGGCCCTGGCCGCCGCCCGGGCCGTGCTGTTCGCCGCCGCCGACGAGATCGACGCGGACCCCACCGGCGACGCCGACCGGTTGGCCCACCAGGTGCGGGCCGCCGTCGAGGCCACCGCCACCACCGTCGCCGACCGGGTCGGCCGGGCGTTGGGGGCGGGGCCGCTGTGCCAGGACGCCGACCACGCCAGGCGGGTCGCCGACCTGACGGTCTATCTGCGCCAGAGCCACGCGGAGGCGGACCTGGCGCACCTGGGTGAGCTGGTGACGGCGAGCGGGGACCCCGGATGGTGA
- a CDS encoding YunG family protein, which yields MTSTASDPRPDRPTIDLARLAPVLRASWGADTCDPHDLPHWHPGNPARGQCGVTALIVQDLLGGELVLGEVFVGEARVGHHYWNRLPDGTDVDLTADQFFPREVVVDARVQQRPPGPPGRCRQQYELLRQRVRSALAPGPGEAADPRNSPEVGRRVEPGAGGGDGSIRRS from the coding sequence GTGACCTCGACAGCGAGCGACCCGCGACCGGACCGTCCGACGATCGACCTGGCGCGGCTGGCGCCGGTCCTGCGGGCGAGCTGGGGGGCGGACACCTGCGACCCGCACGACCTGCCGCACTGGCACCCCGGCAACCCGGCCCGCGGTCAGTGCGGCGTCACCGCGCTGATCGTCCAGGACCTCCTGGGTGGGGAACTCGTCCTCGGCGAGGTCTTCGTCGGCGAGGCCAGGGTCGGGCACCACTACTGGAACCGGCTGCCCGACGGCACCGACGTGGACCTCACCGCGGACCAGTTCTTCCCGCGGGAGGTCGTCGTCGACGCCCGGGTGCAGCAGCGTCCGCCGGGCCCGCCCGGCCGGTGCCGGCAGCAGTACGAACTCCTGCGGCAGCGGGTCCGCTCCGCCCTCGCCCCCGGCCCCGGGGAGGCGGCGGACCCCCGGAACTCGCCGGAGGTCGGCCGTCGGGTGGAACCGGGCGCGGGTGGCGGGGACGGATCTATCCGGCGGTCGTGA
- a CDS encoding LysE family translocator: MTIAQVLAFAGVVALGAMSPGPDFAVVTRRAALAGRAHGMATATGVTAGVLAWAVAATTGVAALVAAAGVAFTVVKLVGAGYLVLLGVGALRSSWRPRHRRPEPDAVPAAGPGLWGAFRDGLLCNALNPKAAIFFVALLPQFLPADAGLVPLLTLSLIAVVVTAVWFLTVANLVAAAHGLLSRPAVRRAVDGVSGTVLLGLGVRLVFTTAG; encoded by the coding sequence GTGACGATCGCGCAGGTGCTGGCGTTCGCCGGCGTCGTCGCCCTCGGCGCCATGTCACCCGGACCGGACTTCGCCGTCGTGACGCGGCGCGCGGCCCTCGCCGGCCGCGCGCACGGCATGGCGACGGCGACGGGCGTCACCGCCGGGGTCCTCGCCTGGGCGGTCGCCGCCACCACCGGGGTCGCGGCGCTGGTCGCCGCGGCCGGCGTCGCCTTCACCGTCGTCAAGCTGGTGGGCGCGGGCTACCTGGTGCTCCTGGGCGTCGGCGCGCTGCGCTCGTCCTGGCGCCCGCGCCACCGGAGACCCGAACCGGATGCCGTGCCCGCCGCCGGGCCGGGCCTGTGGGGGGCGTTCCGCGACGGGCTGCTGTGCAACGCGCTCAACCCCAAGGCGGCGATCTTCTTCGTCGCGCTCCTGCCGCAGTTCCTCCCGGCCGACGCCGGCCTCGTCCCCCTGCTGACGTTGTCGCTGATCGCCGTGGTCGTCACAGCCGTCTGGTTCCTCACCGTGGCGAACCTGGTCGCCGCCGCGCACGGGCTGCTCTCCCGACCGGCCGTGCGTCGTGCGGTCGACGGGGTCAGCGGCACGGTCCTGCTCGGCCTCGGCGTCCGGCTCGTGTTCACGACCGCCGGATAG
- a CDS encoding GNAT family N-acetyltransferase: MTDVRHATSGDVAAVAEMAGQLAQSFPFSRTRFDASCAALLDSDAACLLLAVDGDAALGYLLGVDHLTFYANGPVAVVEEILVRPEVRGRGIGRALMAAFERWAVSRNCGLVTLATRRAAPFYAALGYEESAVHLRKVLREPAAP; encoded by the coding sequence GTGACCGACGTCCGGCACGCCACCAGCGGCGACGTCGCGGCGGTGGCCGAGATGGCCGGTCAGCTCGCGCAGTCGTTCCCGTTCTCCCGAACGCGATTCGACGCCAGTTGTGCCGCGCTGCTGGACTCGGACGCCGCCTGCCTGCTGCTCGCCGTCGACGGTGACGCCGCGCTCGGCTACCTCCTCGGCGTCGACCACCTCACCTTCTACGCGAACGGGCCGGTGGCCGTCGTCGAGGAGATCCTGGTCCGCCCCGAGGTCCGTGGGCGGGGCATCGGCCGCGCCCTGATGGCGGCCTTCGAGCGGTGGGCGGTGAGCCGGAACTGCGGCCTCGTCACGCTCGCCACCCGACGGGCCGCGCCGTTCTACGCCGCGCTCGGATACGAGGAGTCGGCGGTCCACCTGAGGAAGGTGCTGCGGGAGCCCGCCGCGCCGTGA